In Danio aesculapii chromosome 12, fDanAes4.1, whole genome shotgun sequence, the sequence AATCCAGTCACTAAACTCATGACACATCAAATACTGAGAGTCTTAGAGAATAAATGCATGCATCACCTGTGACATATTTTCACACAAAACAATGACCTTTTTAATTTGAGACTAATAATAGACTCACAAACAGTGATTCCAGGGTTGTTCATTAACACTTGGTGGGAAGGAATCAGCAATTCAGGTTGAGTAACCTTATGAAGGgtgttatctgtgtgtgtgtatgtgcagttGGATCACATCCAGTTCCTGCAAGGTGTATGTCCTTGTTAGATGATGTTTTGGCTATGGATGTGATCTCTAGCGTAGCAGCAGTTTtggttatttttatgttgttatacattatacttgttttatttttatacaattaatactttttattttaattttattgtgcaATGCAATGCAAACAAACGAGCAGGGCGTTCTGTGTTACATGGAATTCTGATCAAACCAAATATTCCAGTTAAATTCAACCCTCATCAGCTTTGCGTGCTATGGATCATTGAGCTTTAGCATTCCCATTTGCCATCATACAATGAGAGTAACAGCAAGCCTACAtggttgtcattttaaatgtgcgGTTTGTCTTAGCATGGCCTTCATTACATCAGGCTGAGTCCAAATGGGGCATTGTTTGCCATTTTTTATGTTTGCTTCACACCACCTTCCTGTCCTCCAGTATGTCGAGACCATCAGCAGCAAACAAAATGAGCTGGATAACTACATCTCCGAGAGCTACAAGAATGCCCTATCTGAAGAGAGACGGAGGTACTGCTTTCTTGTTGACCGTCAGTGTGCAGTGGCGAAAACCAGCAACACCTACCACACCAAGGTGAGAATATCACATCATGCCGAAGAAAATTTGGGTCGCAGAAACACTGAAATTCAGTTCATTTAGATACAAATTATGTTAAGCATGCCTTATAGACCTTATGTGCTCATTTAAAAGACAACATGTTTAAGACAACATGAAATGCCATTTACAAGACATTTAGCTTGTGACATTTTGAagtaaaactaaacaattagtgAGGTTAATCTGACTTTAGATATTTGGTTGGATCATTTGATCAGATGTTATGTTAAAATGGCATTTGTTGCATTAACAAAAGTTACTAACATGATAAAACTCACTATAAGACAAAACCAACACATTTAAGAAAGTATATAAGATTTCATGTTGCCTTTCATTCATATAAAGCAAATCATATATTATAAGTATTCATTTTGCCAAGTAAATTATATACTTGGACAACTTTACACTTTGTGTTCAGTTGTTTCTGCCCCCAAATcccatttattcagtcattcataacATTTCAGTGCTGATCATTCCACCATGCTTGCTAGAGAATGTGCTATATATTTTGGGAAAGAGTCTTAGTGTGTTCACACTTTTTTGGTTTGGCTTGATTAAAATGAACTAGAGCGTTGTAAGTGTGGTTCATTAATGTTCTAATtccagttttttttacagttcattaAAATATCTAATCAAGACTACTGTACCTTTGATTGCTTATCAGTTGTATCGAGGAGATTTAAGTGGTGAAATTGGTAGATCAACCACCATTACGCAGCAAAGGATGATCGTTCTTTATAGGACACATTGATCAAAAATAGACCCGAGATTCTGTGATATCTGGTGGATTCACCAGCACGCAGAACACCAGTCATTCCCACGTAAGCGCTGACTCCTCTGTGACGCCTACACTTCAGAGTTGGTGATAGACAGAGTGCTGGGAGCAACGATGGCAAGAGAAGGAAAAGGGAAAGGGAGGGCCAGGCAGAGAGTGGCCCACTTTTACAAGAACAGACTGTTCAGAAGATAATCACTGTTTTCATGTATGTGTAGGAAGAAATTTCTCTGCATGCAAATGGAGAACCATTAGAGACAAAGACAAAGAGGTGATTTTCATTGGGTAAAATTTTATTCTATGTAATACTAGCCATATCTCACCTAATTTTATGAGAACAGGAAGAACAAAAGTGACGTGAACTGAACTGACCATCTGCCAGAGTTTGTCATTGCTGGATCTTAACGCCATCACCCACGCCAGTCATGCAATAGCAATGGTACTTGATACTTACTCACTCGACTGCAACCGAGAGCAGAAGGAACAAAGAGAGTATAAAGACTCTCTCGCACTCAGATGACTAAGAGATTTTACCACTGCAAAGACAAACCAAAAGAGtccttcaaatcatctaaataaaaatgtatacacttAAAGGGTATCTGGGCATCTGAACATGCAAATTTCCGTACCGCATGTAACTAAAGTCTGAGCACaacatgattttgccaagtaggaTGCCATCCTGGattatctatgttgatcctgtaacatcatttttgttggaaaatatgatccatacctattccctacccctaatcccaaccaaAACTGCAAATtatcccaaaatcagaggggaataacagTGGGATAGCAATCaagtagaagtgcataaacctaaccgtaggCCTACACTTAACATAAATGATAAACGTATccattaattctgattggctgattggaatgttgttccaggatcaacatagatgtaatttagcaacatgtcctacttggtgataTCAGGTTGGCGAAagtcttttgtctgattttaaaaaataccTCCATGACAACATTGTGAAAGTAGATTTTAGTGCTTATGGAGCAATTACAACATTTACTCCTCAAAATAAGTACCTACTATACAATCTTGGACACAGCTGTGTACTCTAAATTCACttcttttatataaaaagttatttaGACATATTTCCAGCAAGATCAGTCCTCTTGGAGCAACTTTTTGAGGAATTCAAAATGGCAACATGCCTGTTAGCTTTGGTCATTGGCCTCCAAATATTATCTAAAACtcaaagttcacccaaaactaaatgCACATTGACTCAAATCCTTCCAAACTTGCACGATTGTTTAATTTTCCACGGAACATAGGGTGAGATCAAGTTTGGTAGAATATTTACTCTTTTTGTACCATTCACTTCACGTTTTACATGATCTTAAAATACTTTTGGATGAGGAAGAGGCCAGAAGTGTAAACGtttatgtgtgtattattattattattatatctaaatCTCTTGTATCTCATTTGCTTCTTCGCTTTTAGCATCGAATGTTCTTGATGATATAGAAACCCATAGAATTTGCAAGAGATGTATTTTAATGCATGCTAATAGAAAGTGGAAATTGTAGTACATGTCAACTAAACACTTAATCCAATGTTACACTTAATCTCCATGTTAATACAAGGTGGAAACGGGTCCTTTAAAACTGGCACAACATGTCTTGAAGTTGCGTTTTTGTGATTTAAATGAAAGggatttaagagctacaacagTGAGCTAGACCTTTTGGAAATAATAGTTCAGGACTTTAATTTCAAtcagcatttgtgttttacataAGAAGTCAGTCATGGAAGTTTAGAATggcatgagagtgagtaaatttgaATAATTAGGACAGAACGTCAATGTTCTTGGTGAACAATCCTTTAAGAACCATGTTAATATGTCAACATCATCTACAGCGATAGTTTAATGAGCTTTGACTATACACAAAATCTGTCATACCTTTTAAAGTGGAAACAGAAATTGCTCTCTATGGTTCTTTCCTATTGTGACACATACGCAAGTGAAACATTTTCCTataacaagaaagaaaaaaatgcacaCTGGGACTTTATAGGGAATTGATTGTATCAGTCATTTGCTAACTTCTGTAAATGGCAGGCTGTTGGAGGGAAGGGAACCTTCAGTGAAAAAATCCCCTGCAATTTTCTGTAAAAAATAGGATCTTTAGTTTTGCTTTCATGGTGACTAAGTTCTGCCAATTGTTTTGAACACAATAAAAATGGTGCAAGCGTTTCTGATTTTACGAACCCAGTGAGGTCGTGACAGAGTCTGCAGGTGTTCTGGCAGGCAGGACGGTGATAATTGCTTTGGGTGGGGTGGTATGTGGTCGTGACTTAGAAAAGGACCACGGGGGTTTAGCAAAAGAGGTACTGATCTGCGCTGGCCAAATGGAGACTGCAGAGGCATTATGAGAATTTAGAACAAAGATTAGAGGAAAGGTCTTGATTGTGAAAACCATGATTCATAGAAGTATGCATTTAAAATCAAGATATTTGGTTCAATGTTTAGTGCTTTAATCATACTTTCTATATGTTAAATTAACATTGCACCCTAAAGCACAAGTACAGTTAAAGGGATACAATTGCTtactatttactcaacctcaagtggttagaaacctttaggagtttcctttatctgttgaatacaaaagaagagattttgaagaaagctgaaaacctgtaacaattgacttccatagtagaaaaaaagacaaatgctatggaagtcattggttacaggtttccagctttcttcaaaatatcttattttctgtttgacagaagaaagaaactcataagggtttaaaacaagtaaatgttgagtaaacaatgacagatttattttgggggtgaactatccttcaACTATATTCCAGAACCAAATTCTGTTGTTttctgtaaaacagaaaatactaTTACAATATCTGTTCAATTCTCAAATCCGTTTTTCCTTTCTGCAATTTCAAATGACCACACACATACAACCCAAAAAAATCCAAATctagaaaaatatttttatttgaatgtgaATGCAAATGAGATTTAAGATTTTCTTTGACAGCCAAGATGATCGttgcagttttaaaatatttagtaacattctttttttctttctcagtcTCGGTAAagatacaaaaaaacaaatatattaaaatattatttaagcaCAATTTGTATGACAtatcttttttaaatgtacatgtaAAATAAGGCCAAATCTAGAATCActataacaatttatttgtgaTCAATAAAAAGAGCTTGGTGTTTTTATTGTAGATACTGACGTGAATGACATGAGCAGTGTTAgtggaaagttactttagaaagtaatgcaatATTGAGATACctaagtaactagttgtgttatttagttactttttatggtaagtaattcattacgttacttttgcgttacttctTGTGACCTGGCTGAGGCCTGATCTCTGCGatgcgtttgctacttttgtaatttttgtcttattggtaaaatcactgtccatgttcaaaataatgagaatattttcATCACAGAactgtaaggctctgccatcttcctTACTGTATGTTCTAGCATGCTCTCATTGTGTGAGGGATTTAATGTAGCTACaatcaattaaattgagtaatttatttttaaaagtgaattaactaaactaaaaaagaaactcacattacattttgtaaaaagtgaatatttttacttatttttaaaaagtaatgcgttaatttactcgttacttagaatgTAATATTACGCAACTTACATTACTTATAATGTTACCTCAACACTGGACACGAGTGTgcataaatgattaaaatgtttgggtaaactatctcttgTCACATCCCTCTGAAAACTGGATTATCTGTGTTTTAACTAAGCACCCATGCACTGCTCAAACAGATGATCTGAATTACTGAAAAGGGTTTAAAGATAAAGTTGCTCTTCCAGCGCTCTACATTTGGAGGTCTCCAGGCGCTCCTCATCTCTCTCCTCCTTCAGCTCTGGTCATAGCGTTCAGCCAGACTCAGTGCCTGTGCATGGGGCAGAGTAATGAGGCTATTTCAGGCTTCAACCTACAGGGAGGGCAGCTTGTCAGGATAGAGAGGGATGTCTCAGAGCATCATAGAAGCGTGGACAGTGAGGAGGGATCACTTTATCACACTTTATCACATCCCTATCAGTCCATCAGTTAAAGAGCTCACCCTCAAACCTCCGCTATGCAGAAGCGGATGTTTATTTTGGGAGTCTGTTGTCCTTATTTGCCCACATGGACTAATCTAAACTGTGCATTTGCAGGTGTGTAAAGCTTGTGTTACTCCTGCTGGGTGCTAATAGTAGTTTTGGTGCTGTTGGTTTGTTTTTAGGGCAGAGACTTGCTGACACAGAAGATCCCTTTGTGGCAACAAGCATGTGCCGACCCAAATAAACTCCCAGAGCGGGCGATGCTTCTGGCTCAGCAGATGGGCTCAGGAGTGGCGGGGACGCTGGGACCCAGTGTCCATCACACCTCCAAATCTAACCTGACCATCTCAGACCCCATCCCAGGGGCAAAGCCACTTCCCGTGCCACCTGAGCTCGCAGCTCTCATGGGGAACCAACAGTCGGTGAGTTCAAAACTCTGTGTGGTCCAAATAAAACACGACTGTGAGCCACCGAGTGTCTCGACTGCAGCTGGAAGATTTGTAAACGGCTGCATTAATGATGTGTATAATTAAGTCCTGAGGGTGTTTGGGGGTGTAGGAGGGAGGCATTTACAGCCATAGGAAGGAGAGAAGGatataatgtcattaaaatacagtTTCATAATGACCACAGTGCTGTGAAAAGAATAATTAGAAACCTGCTGGCACTTGCATTTCTCTTTAGTTTACAGATTAtcatcacagagctggtgcatAGAGTATAGCTGaagtaggggtgtaatggatcatgGTTGATCCATGATCCATtcggatcacaacccatggttcggaaCGCACGTGACCCGTGGATCAATaactttttttgaacttgtaggttaatccaacatttataacaattgcagagagatcgcctcccacATCATTCAAataacatgtatgaaagcattcgGTCTTCCacccctgtaaaatataatgatgacagaaaaagttgtggtgggacctaaatgctttcaggctattaattaaaggtgttttctgtcactgtttgtttagcctgcattaatacattgtgtaaagctgcacaattaaacattaaaagatcgtaatctcaattcaaacccgtgcaacatgaatgataaatgataatgatttgcatatgtttattaatccttcaaagtGCTGCATTCTAATCTtcgatcgagagagattcagtttttacactttttcagtaagttacaaactattaaataacacagaactACTGGGAGAACattttatagttcagatataaacactgatgtttatggtacaGTTTAATGGAACTCGACGCTGgcgaatgttgtagcaattacattgtatAACCAAAAGGTGgcaacaaacaaccatcaaaattatgtcactgaataggttttcaaaaatgatacacatataataaaaagttttatgtgtgaatttttgaatcataaattaatatttaatatgttgtacaagatgttagatatctatatttagcattatcagcaacagtagtaaagATCATTTTTCGCATTGAATATTTTCCacttttcagctggttctttcttgatattaatttttattaaaattacaggttctaagttctgtttgttaaaaccaatggtttttgcagtaatatttttgtctaAATGgtaagcaaatgacatttgtcttctccctttttttgctgatctgaaaaatggttcaatccgtgactcaaaaaccgtagtgtgattcgaaccatgagatttgtaaTCCCTTATACCACTAAGCTGAagtatatatcattcattcattcgttttactTTGGCTTGATCCCCAATTCCAACTATAGTGGAAGTATATATTTCTCAAACAGAGAGCCTGTATTTGGTCTGTTATCCTTAATTTGCCAACATGGGTTTTCAAATAGTGAGAAACATAAATATATTGAGATTTACACATTCATATCAATATTCATGAATAAGAcagattttgcttttaaaaatgtttgttcagATTCAAGAAAATAGATAAAATTGCTATAACAGATTCAATTACACATGGAAACTCTGTCTTAAAGAGTGTCCTAAATCATTTTAAAGATGTACCAGAAACCCCCCAGAATGtgcctgtgaagtttcagctcaaaataccttaTATATCATTTCACTTGTCATGGAGTAATTGTGtgtttttacaaaaacattttttttttttaatgcaaaaaagttGCTCCCCACCCCCctttccagaagagggcggagcctttacatTGCGTACCTCAGATATTCTGAcgacaacacaaaaaaatctgcatCTTTTTTATGCTTTAtcagtttaaactcctgataTACAGCTTTCTCAGTGCTGAGACACGCTGAGAGGACGTTCCCAGAAAGCTGGCTGTAAAACTGTCAAACGTTCTCTTTCATGTGACCTGTCAAATACACACAAAGTAATGTCAAAAGCACACAAGAAAGCACAAGTTCACATAATACTGGTTGTGTCTGTCAATGCGCACCGCGGAGTGGATTTTTGAACTCAGATCTTTTTAAGGCCccttcaattatttataaaaaaatgtgccTTTCTTGCAGAGGATGATGGGAGCAGATAGTGTCCCCATAGTGAATGGCTCTGGAGTTCATGTAGGAGAAGACTACCATCGCTGGATGGAGACCAGAGCCGCACACGAGAAACAATCCCAACAGCCCCACAGACATGGTGGAGAGAGCTTCTCCAACACCCTTCCGGTCCGCAAGGTTGCTCCAGTAAAGCCCAAGAACACTCTGGGTAAGTTAAAGTTACAGTGCAATAAGTGAATCACCTCCCACTGCACTCTAGTCTCAGACCGTCACATTAACTTTTTCATTGCTGTTTATTCAGTTCTCAACTTTATTTTAAACTGGTGTCTGTAGCTGTGTCATTGTCTTCACACCTGTGCGTTTATTCTTACTCTGCTCTCCTTGAGAAAGTAGTGAGTGGACAATAACAGGGCAAACACTGCTGGAAATGAAAACAGGGCAGAACAGGTGGGAATACAGAGGACAGCTTTAAAAATGGATAGAAAATAGGTGAAGGGTATAGCTTCTCTTTGAGGGAAGTAGATTTAAGAAGCAGTAGAATTAAGCACCCTCTCTTAATGAGTGTTGTACAAGattttttgatttaattttgttcAACCGAACTGTTTCTAATTGGTTACTGCTTACCTAGGCAGCatccttaaataaataaaatcttatgTGACTGAATTAAGGGAGCGATTCAAATAATGATTctcagggtgttttcacacctgccttatttagttcagttgaatcgcACACTGGTGTTAGTTTTGGTGtggttcatttgggcaggtgtgaatgtagcaatcgcactcaagtgcgcaccaaaagcggaccaaagcTTTAAAATGAACGGTTTCAAATGGAGCGGTTCGTTTGGATGAGAACAtcatccgaactaaaacagacccaaccgcaaaaagtactcagcctttttggactaatccagctgctgcAGTCCGATGCgttgtgcattatgggatgtggaggaaaaataattgttgacagtgctttaccaacaattttaaacagagagagagagagcaagaaagagggaaaaaattacctgatggatcattggtaatatttccagAACATGACCATggcgcagtttagctaaattaatttacgcctcctcctgaagtgacttgggATGCGCCTtcgccgtttgcaatgcattaaagcattgttttccagccacagccaTGCTTCTTTCTCAAAATGTAtaatttgtctaaagtgatgtatacaaactatatagtgtactatgaccagggatacaatgaGCCAGCGCAGTCTTCTCTCCTTAGTAAAgggacattttgtgtctgccagtttgtttagttgcagaagttctattggcattttcccacacattaattctgaccaatcaaaaagcgGTTTaagaaatacgttcaataacatctggccaatgagtgatgtagATTTTGCCACaagactgcattttggttcttttcaactggttcggaccaaagcaatcagtgtggtgtgaaaaggacccaaaaacggcagaaaatgctacaatgtatcatttgttgtccttcgtctggaccaaatgaaccgaaccacagatgtgaaagcaccctcacaTGCACCAAAAATGTTATTggctcattttgtttagttttaaatacataaatacgaATGTATTAAACACCTGAAATATGCATTGACTTATAAGCCCTCAATCACTAAATATGCATGTCTAACCTCTGACCCCAGCGGAAACACAGACGCTGCCCAGGTCAAGCTCGATGACCGCTGGATTGGAGAGAAATGGACGGACGCGTGTTCAGGCCCTCTTCTCCCACGCCGCCGGGGACAACAGCACACTCCTCAGCTTTACAGAAGGAGACATCATCACACTGCTCGTGCCTGAAGCCAGAGACGGCTGGCACTACGGTGAAAACGAGAAGAACAGAATGTAAGCATCCTGTGGTTCAAAATCTGCACATGCATAGGATTATTTTTGATCATGAAAGTCTGAGAATCTGCTTCAATTTTCATATTAACAGGAGAGGCTGGTTCCCGTTCTCCTACACACGCGTGATTGCAGAACCAGACAGTAATAAACTCCATGTCAGGTGAGTCTGTCTGAATATTAATGAGTTTACAAAAGTCCTTTCAATGTCTAAATGTCATTTAATGGTGCGCTGGCACAACCTAAGAATCACAAATTACTGAACTGTATTCATCAGCAGAAAAACACCTTAAAACATGCCATTGAGAAAGCCATGCATgtgcattaaaggtgcagtaggtgattgtcagtttttgttgtgctggttgaaagtctcttcacattccaatagtaatgattaatgtaaatgatctaaatgtgtttatatgtatttttattttttgggtaaggcaaaactaaaactgaaaaattagacaggtaatgttatgttttaaaactacttttaagagttcacacttagataatgctcaactatgatagcaggtttggcatgctgtcccgggagagaaccctgagctcggagatagatgagcccaaggttcccgcctggtcaatgagcattaggagggatacgagatcaggtgtttctcaaGTGCACCGTTTGTACTTTGGCTAATATGGTGGTGCTGATTGATTCAATGTGCGTGTTCATGATATCAGAAGGCGTGGCTTTGGGCgacaggggagggattgtgtttcaaagatcTTATGCTAACTGGTTaacatttaggcagatcacctactgcacctctTATGCTGGCATGATGACTCAGATGTGACCTTGTTTACTTTATTCATGCATGTTTGTAATCTTGTTGGGTTTATTCACTGGTGCAtgttattgaaaagaaaaaactGTCCTAGTAACCTTTAAGAGAAAATAATGTCTTCCACTAAAATGACTTTCCACTGACGTCACTTGGATAATGTTAATGTCAGCTATTGAAACATTCGTTGTGCAAAGAGTATTCATTTTGTCTCCATTCTAAGCACGCACCACCCACTTTTCTTGATCCGGTCAATTCGCGATGCAATAAAATGCCATTTCGCCATTCATGAAAAAAATCACATAGCTAgctgctctaaaatataaatGAGCTGCAAATGGCATTTGATGTTGACTTTAATGGTTTGTATGTGTTTACAGTTTGCAGCATAACAGGAGCAGCAGCACAGGAAATCTTCTGGAGAGAGAGATGGCATTGCCAACGCCTGATTATGGCATGCCCACACGCTTCGCCCAGCAGCAGAGCACAGCACACAGCCGACAGAGACCGTACAGCGTGGCAGTGCCAGGATTCTCACAAGTAAGCAGATATCACACACCCTGTCTACCCTCAGTGCAGCACCATTATGTACACAGAGATTAACCTTGacagttatatgtatatattagtatAGCTTTCTATAAAAATGTCATTAGTAGCGAAGCATTAATCACCTTTCATGCGTATTTATCAGACATGCTGAAATATAGCCGTGCGACAGTTCGATTAGAGCAGTCCAATCTCCAGTTAACCGGATAGAGGACGTTCCAGGACATTACCCTAAACCAGGATCACTTTCAACTGGGGGCCAAGTGTTATTTTAGCAAGCTGAGCCCACATTGAAAAAGGCCTGTCCTGTTTGATTAAATGCCCCTTTGAGAGGCCATTTTGAGATTTGTGAATAGACAGATTTGAGGTGGGGACAAACCAAAAAGAAGCAACTGCAGCAagaaagagtgtgtttgtgtgtgtctgtggaggTCTCCACTTCAAAATGAAATAAGTATCACCTTTATTGGCAAATACACTGGAATATGTCTTGGTGtgctacttaaaaatatataaagctattaaaataaatacaaatcaaatATATTAATTGTGCATTATTGTAAAATGCATTTTCATGCATAAATGCCAGAGTAACGTGTGACTattctatttacatttttgatgaacgctgtaatgtaacgaattacattttaaattagtgtaatttgattaaagttactatagTCAATATAATTGCCttacttacgttacaaatatCGTTTTtgggaagaaaaaaatgcttcttttaaatcaggTTTTCTGCTGCaatgtcagttaataagcatgcgcttttaaactGCTGGAGAACTCGAGCTAAAATGGTCGCTGTCGATAGTGGCTGCTTCTCCAATGGAAATACAGAGATTACTTTAATTTCATTGtccgtaaaaacaaaaacatcgaTGTGAAATGCAGTATAAAGAACTTTCAACTGCTTTTAActcaaccagcaacttgttcagcactagaacagaaagcattctactacaatactcgtcaccaaggaggacaccggcacTCAAAAACAAGGcggtccaactcagcctaaacaggctaagttgaatttttgtgcaggatcgggagtgatgGTATtatctgaatgtgaagagaagcgtagctgcttatagggctgttcacatattgcgagTGTGCACATATTGGGAGCGCATATTGTGCCACACCCAGTTGAAAactgcgagtcacatgacaagaactgacctatcagcttcatactttggaatatacacatttaggtagactaattacctcagacaaacacagaacacccaaacactgctgtGCTTTTCATACTATGGTTGTGGATTTTCATATTCTGGATtttcatgtcttcttttgtgtaaaaaaaataagacaaacaggtttggaacaagtgaatgaagagttttgggtgaactctttaagtcttttgaatatgtcaagctgctgtaatcaacccattgtaatatttttcagtgaatattaaattactgaaagagctgca encodes:
- the baiap2b gene encoding brain-specific angiogenesis inhibitor 1-associated protein 2 isoform X1, which translates into the protein MVLTQASKMSRTDEVHRITENVYKSIMEQFNPCLRNFVAMGKTYEKALSSVTFAAKGYFDALVRMGELASESHGSKDLGDVLFQMAEVHRQIQMQLEDMLKSFHNELLTELEKKVELDVRYLNAALKKYQMEHKSKGESLEKCQAELKKLRRKSQGSKNPSKYGDKEMQYVETISSKQNELDNYISESYKNALSEERRRYCFLVDRQCAVAKTSNTYHTKGRDLLTQKIPLWQQACADPNKLPERAMLLAQQMGSGVAGTLGPSVHHTSKSNLTISDPIPGAKPLPVPPELAALMGNQQSRMMGADSVPIVNGSGVHVGEDYHRWMETRAAHEKQSQQPHRHGGESFSNTLPVRKVAPVKPKNTLAETQTLPRSSSMTAGLERNGRTRVQALFSHAAGDNSTLLSFTEGDIITLLVPEARDGWHYGENEKNRMRGWFPFSYTRVIAEPDSNKLHVSLQHNRSSSTGNLLEREMALPTPDYGMPTRFAQQQSTAHSRQRPYSVAVPGFSQQGLEEYESRFQASRPGSISLSLFYSAEGKLISTV
- the baiap2b gene encoding brain-specific angiogenesis inhibitor 1-associated protein 2 isoform X2, translated to MVLTQASKMSRTDEVHRITENVYKSIMEQFNPCLRNFVAMGKTYEKALSSVTFAAKGYFDALVRMGELASESHGSKDLGDVLFQMAEVHRQIQMQLEDMLKSFHNELLTELEKKVELDVRYLNAALKKYQMEHKSKGESLEKCQAELKKLRRKSQGSKNPSKYGDKEMQYVETISSKQNELDNYISESYKNALSEERRRYCFLVDRQCAVAKTSNTYHTKGRDLLTQKIPLWQQACADPNKLPERAMLLAQQMGSGVAGTLGPSVHHTSKSNLTISDPIPGAKPLPVPPELAALMGNQQSRMMGADSVPIVNGSGVHVGEDYHRWMETRAAHEKQSQQPHRHGGESFSNTLPVRKVAPVKPKNTLAETQTLPRSSSMTAGLERNGRTRVQALFSHAAGDNSTLLSFTEGDIITLLVPEARDGWHYGENEKNRMRGWFPFSYTRVIAEPDSNKLHVSLQHNRSSSTGNLLEREMALPTPDYGMPTRFAQQQSTAHSRQRPYSVAVPGFSQQGLEEYESRFQASAEGKLISTV
- the baiap2b gene encoding brain-specific angiogenesis inhibitor 1-associated protein 2 isoform X3, which produces MVLTQASKMSRTDEVHRITENVYKSIMEQFNPCLRNFVAMGKTYEKALSSVTFAAKGYFDALVRMGELASESHGSKDLGDVLFQMAEVHRQIQMQLEDMLKSFHNELLTELEKKVELDVRYLNAALKKYQMEHKSKGESLEKCQAELKKLRRKSQGSKNPSKYGDKEMQYVETISSKQNELDNYISESYKNALSEERRRYCFLVDRQCAVAKTSNTYHTKGRDLLTQKIPLWQQACADPNKLPERAMLLAQQMGSGVAGTLGPSVHHTSKSNLTISDPIPGAKPLPVPPELAALMGNQQSRMMGADSVPIVNGSGVHVGEDYHRWMETRAAHEKQSQQPHRHGGESFSNTLPVRKVAPVKPKNTLAETQTLPRSSSMTAGLERNGRTRVQALFSHAAGDNSTLLSFTEGDIITLLVPEARDGWHYGENEKNRMRGWFPFSYTRVIAEPDSNKLHVSLQHNRSSSTGNLLEREMALPTPDYGMPTRFAQQQSTAHSRQRPYSVAVPGFSQQGLEEYESRFQASMVPEFERF
- the baiap2b gene encoding brain-specific angiogenesis inhibitor 1-associated protein 2 isoform X5, with translation MVLTQASKMSRTDEVHRITENVYKSIMEQFNPCLRNFVAMGKTYEKALSRDVLFQMAEVHRQIQMQLEDMLKSFHNELLTELEKKVELDVRYLNAALKKYQMEHKSKGESLEKCQAELKKLRRKSQGSKNPSKYGDKEMQYVETISSKQNELDNYISESYKNALSEERRRYCFLVDRQCAVAKTSNTYHTKGRDLLTQKIPLWQQACADPNKLPERAMLLAQQMGSGVAGTLGPSVHHTSKSNLTISDPIPGAKPLPVPPELAALMGNQQSRMMGADSVPIVNGSGVHVGEDYHRWMETRAAHEKQSQQPHRHGGESFSNTLPVRKVAPVKPKNTLAETQTLPRSSSMTAGLERNGRTRVQALFSHAAGDNSTLLSFTEGDIITLLVPEARDGWHYGENEKNRMRGWFPFSYTRVIAEPDSNKLHVSLQHNRSSSTGNLLEREMALPTPDYGMPTRFAQQQSTAHSRQRPYSVAVPGFSQQGLEEYESRFQASRPGSISLSLFYSAEGKLISTV